A window of Pirellula sp. SH-Sr6A contains these coding sequences:
- a CDS encoding trypsin-like peptidase domain-containing protein: MRGLKTIAAALVWMAALSCSQRLLSFENRVGDCVALFFTKAECPACRSVQGSVQRAIESGWAIRTLDGAREKSLVARWHIEKYPTVVLIRNGREVDRLIGEPQFDELARRMLAASSVDSIRVLSPSSVASVVRGQSPSAAVPLSDVPTSTNLALTPASHRAPAIERNRSEPRPPSNPAEATVRIRVDEPQHEAIGTGTIIDTFQGEALVLTCGHLFRDTRGGTRILVETFFGGQPRTYNATLIDFQAGEADIGLISFRPEGVVPTARLMNHREKLNEGDAVYSWGCDHGTNPSRRDSRITKLNRYLGAPNVEVYGAPVQGRSGGGLFNARGELIGVCYAADNELNEGLYNAPEVVYQQLMRLGLNRLFTHPESGEVAQAIAAVPPTVAAAIPDRPAPVRPKLTVLFEENGQSQKWEINDPTPELVQSLQSQSLRR, translated from the coding sequence ATGCGAGGGTTGAAGACGATTGCTGCCGCGCTGGTTTGGATGGCGGCGCTGAGTTGCAGTCAGCGATTGCTCTCCTTTGAAAACCGAGTGGGAGATTGCGTCGCATTGTTCTTTACCAAGGCCGAATGTCCTGCGTGCCGTTCGGTGCAAGGGTCTGTTCAGCGAGCGATTGAGTCGGGGTGGGCGATTCGAACACTCGACGGTGCTCGAGAAAAGTCCTTGGTAGCCCGTTGGCACATTGAGAAGTATCCGACCGTTGTATTGATTCGAAATGGTCGCGAGGTGGATCGTTTGATCGGAGAGCCTCAATTCGACGAGCTGGCTCGCCGGATGCTGGCTGCTTCGTCGGTCGACAGTATTCGGGTTCTTTCGCCCTCAAGCGTTGCGTCTGTCGTAAGGGGTCAGTCCCCATCGGCGGCCGTCCCTTTATCCGATGTCCCAACCAGTACGAATCTTGCACTCACGCCGGCCTCCCACCGCGCGCCAGCCATCGAACGGAATCGTTCCGAACCGCGTCCTCCCTCCAACCCTGCCGAAGCGACGGTCAGGATTCGGGTCGACGAGCCGCAGCACGAAGCGATCGGCACCGGGACCATTATCGATACATTCCAGGGAGAAGCTCTCGTACTGACGTGCGGTCACCTGTTTCGCGACACGCGAGGTGGCACCCGCATTCTGGTCGAGACCTTTTTCGGGGGACAGCCACGTACGTACAACGCCACCTTGATCGACTTTCAAGCGGGCGAGGCAGACATTGGATTGATCAGTTTTCGTCCGGAAGGAGTGGTTCCGACCGCGCGCTTGATGAACCATCGGGAGAAGCTCAACGAGGGAGACGCGGTCTATAGCTGGGGCTGCGATCATGGGACCAATCCTTCGCGCCGCGATTCGCGAATTACCAAGCTCAATCGCTATTTGGGAGCTCCCAATGTCGAGGTGTATGGGGCGCCGGTTCAAGGTCGTAGCGGGGGAGGATTGTTCAACGCGCGCGGCGAGTTGATCGGCGTCTGCTATGCGGCCGACAACGAGTTGAACGAAGGGCTCTACAACGCACCCGAAGTGGTCTATCAGCAGTTGATGAGGCTGGGATTGAACCGGCTCTTCACCCATCCGGAGTCGGGGGAGGTTGCTCAAGCCATCGCTGCGGTCCCACCCACAGTCGCTGCCGCAATCCCGGATCGGCCTGCTCCCGTTCGCCCGAAACTAACCGTTTTGTTCGAAGAGAATGGTCAAAGCCAGAAGTGGGAAATCAACGATCCCACCCCGGAACTGGTTCAAAGCTTGCAAAGCCAATCCCTCCGCCGTTAG
- the tmk gene encoding dTMP kinase, producing the protein MTSMFITIDGIDGAGKSTQMDLLSELLRTRGHRVTRLRDPGSTPLGESIREILLHREDIPLCSTSEMLLYMAARAQLVQDLVLPAIQRGDTVVCDRFLLANVVYQGSAGGLDTESLWQVGHIATQGLRPNKTILLDLPPEVAFQRIQRGQDRLEKRGLEYFERVRQGFLEQVAKAGEKHVIVDATQDVETIHAAISRFVIEP; encoded by the coding sequence ATGACAAGTATGTTTATTACGATCGATGGCATCGATGGTGCGGGGAAATCGACCCAGATGGATCTGCTTAGCGAGCTTCTTCGCACTCGAGGGCATCGCGTAACACGCCTGCGGGATCCAGGTAGCACGCCGCTGGGGGAATCGATACGCGAGATTTTGCTCCATCGGGAGGATATCCCGCTTTGCAGCACATCCGAGATGCTTTTGTACATGGCCGCGCGAGCCCAATTGGTGCAGGATCTTGTTCTGCCAGCGATCCAACGGGGGGATACGGTCGTGTGCGACCGATTTCTTCTCGCGAACGTCGTATACCAAGGTTCGGCGGGGGGACTGGATACCGAATCCCTCTGGCAGGTAGGACACATTGCCACGCAGGGGCTTCGGCCAAACAAGACCATCCTTCTCGATTTGCCTCCGGAAGTAGCGTTCCAAAGGATTCAACGAGGCCAAGATCGATTGGAGAAGCGGGGGCTGGAATACTTTGAGCGCGTGCGACAGGGGTTTCTCGAGCAAGTCGCCAAAGCAGGGGAAAAGCATGTGATCGTGGATGCCACACAAGATGTCGAGACTATCCATGCCGCGATCTCACGATTTGTGATCGAGCCTTAA
- a CDS encoding LOG family protein — protein sequence MSDSEKELPPLQPPVPPAAVPVPPAALGEDEKARPQPADEPSFALESEDLIDMMKRTVDRLHLDGTARGDLKILSRSLRELRYAFKVFQPFRRRRKVTIFGSARTPPDHPNYVQASALAARMAELGWMVVTGAGGGIMEAGHKGAGREMSMGLNIMLPFEQSANPYIQGDPKLVTLKYFFTRKLMFIKECSAVVCCPGGFGTLDETLEILTLLQTGKQTMLPLILQDQPGGNFWKGLETFFIRELLENKLISPEDVHLYRVSHSVEETVEEILGFYRNYHSMRYVDENLVLRLNHRLEEQTVADLNKEFADIVVSGQISQRDAFPEESSEVEVAHLPRLVFHFNRRNYGRLRLLINAINTV from the coding sequence ATGAGCGATTCAGAAAAAGAGCTTCCACCACTTCAGCCCCCCGTTCCACCCGCAGCCGTGCCCGTTCCACCCGCGGCCCTGGGCGAAGACGAAAAGGCAAGACCTCAGCCGGCCGATGAACCTTCCTTCGCCCTGGAGAGCGAAGATTTGATCGACATGATGAAGCGGACGGTCGACCGGCTTCACTTGGACGGGACCGCCCGAGGGGACTTGAAAATTCTAAGCCGCTCGCTTCGAGAGCTCCGATACGCATTCAAGGTTTTCCAGCCCTTTCGAAGACGTCGCAAAGTAACGATCTTTGGTTCAGCCCGAACACCACCCGATCATCCCAATTACGTCCAAGCCTCTGCATTGGCAGCTCGGATGGCGGAATTGGGATGGATGGTCGTCACCGGTGCGGGGGGCGGAATCATGGAAGCGGGCCACAAGGGTGCGGGCCGTGAAATGTCGATGGGACTTAATATCATGCTCCCCTTCGAACAATCCGCGAATCCCTACATCCAAGGGGACCCGAAGCTCGTCACACTTAAATACTTCTTCACGCGCAAGCTCATGTTTATCAAGGAGTGCAGCGCCGTGGTCTGCTGCCCGGGTGGTTTTGGAACACTCGATGAGACACTCGAGATACTCACCCTCCTCCAAACCGGCAAACAAACCATGCTACCCCTTATTCTCCAAGACCAACCTGGAGGAAACTTCTGGAAGGGACTCGAGACTTTTTTCATCCGCGAACTCTTAGAAAACAAACTCATTAGCCCTGAGGATGTTCACCTCTACCGCGTCAGCCACTCGGTCGAAGAAACCGTGGAGGAGATCCTCGGCTTCTACCGCAATTACCATTCGATGCGCTATGTCGATGAGAACTTGGTTCTCCGACTGAACCACCGGCTTGAGGAACAGACGGTTGCAGACCTGAACAAAGAGTTCGCAGATATTGTGGTATCAGGACAGATCAGCCAGCGCGATGCGTTCCCGGAAGAATCCTCCGAAGTGGAGGTCGCGCACCTGCCCCGCCTCGTGTTCCATTTCAACCGGCGCAATTACGGCCGGCTCCGGCTCCTCATCAACGCCATCAATACTGTTTGA
- the pstB gene encoding phosphate ABC transporter ATP-binding protein PstB, which yields MDRLKAIADGQTVESVVHEDVLAAEPVLKIQNFNLFYGRKQALHSITMPIAKGQVTALIGPSGCGKSTLLRSVNRMNDLIDSVRIEGDMILGNDSIFAPGVDVIQLRKRMGMVFQKPNPFPMSIFENVVYPLRIDGERNKSKLMEVCEQSLRGAALWEEVKDRLHESGLGLSGGQQQRLCIARAIASDPEVLLLDEPCSALDPIATGKIEDLIDVLKGNYSILIVTHNMQQASRVSNFTAFMYLGRLVELGLTSTIFTKPRLKETEDYITGRFG from the coding sequence ATGGATCGCCTCAAAGCCATCGCAGACGGCCAAACGGTCGAATCGGTGGTGCATGAAGATGTGCTCGCTGCGGAACCCGTGTTGAAGATTCAGAACTTCAATTTGTTTTACGGTCGCAAGCAGGCATTGCACAGCATCACGATGCCGATCGCCAAGGGCCAGGTGACGGCATTGATCGGTCCGAGCGGTTGTGGCAAATCGACTTTGCTTCGAAGCGTCAACCGCATGAACGACTTGATCGACTCGGTGCGCATCGAAGGGGATATGATTCTCGGAAACGATTCGATCTTCGCACCCGGAGTGGACGTAATTCAGCTTCGCAAGCGGATGGGGATGGTTTTTCAGAAGCCGAATCCGTTTCCGATGAGCATCTTCGAAAATGTTGTCTATCCCCTGCGAATCGATGGGGAGCGGAATAAATCAAAACTGATGGAGGTCTGCGAGCAGTCCCTTCGCGGAGCTGCCCTCTGGGAGGAGGTGAAGGACCGATTGCACGAAAGCGGGCTGGGGCTGTCCGGTGGTCAGCAGCAGCGTTTGTGTATAGCCCGGGCGATCGCGAGCGATCCGGAAGTCCTTTTGCTGGACGAGCCATGCTCGGCGCTCGACCCGATCGCGACCGGAAAGATCGAAGACCTCATCGATGTGCTCAAAGGCAATTATTCGATTTTGATCGTGACCCATAACATGCAGCAAGCTTCTCGGGTGAGCAATTTCACCGCTTTCATGTATCTCGGGCGACTGGTGGAGTTGGGACTTACCTCCACCATCTTCACGAAACCCAGACTGAAAGAGACCGAGGATTACATCACCGGCCGATTCGGATGA